A stretch of the Paucidesulfovibrio longus DSM 6739 genome encodes the following:
- a CDS encoding glycosyltransferase family 2 protein, with protein MSATKAISLVVPIYNEEGNLERLFAEIRAALAPQELDWEVVFVDDGSSDASLEIIRELAERHSELRYLAFAQNQGQSAAFCAGFDAARHDVVVTLDADLQNDPADIPAMLAKYAEGYDMIIGWRAKRKDTWAKRWASRVGNAIRRRITRDTVRDTGCSLKVMRRDMLLRLPRFKNMHRYLPPLMLAQGARIEEVKVNHRPRHQGQSKYGTWDRAVAGAYDLFGVRWLLKRTVRYQVKDSNI; from the coding sequence ATGTCAGCAACAAAAGCCATCTCTCTCGTGGTGCCCATATATAATGAAGAGGGCAACCTTGAGCGCCTCTTCGCCGAAATCCGGGCGGCCCTGGCCCCGCAGGAACTGGATTGGGAAGTGGTCTTCGTGGACGACGGCAGCTCCGATGCGAGCCTGGAAATCATCCGCGAACTCGCCGAGCGCCACAGCGAATTGCGATATCTCGCCTTTGCGCAAAACCAGGGCCAGTCCGCGGCCTTTTGCGCCGGGTTCGACGCGGCCCGGCACGACGTGGTCGTGACGCTGGACGCGGACCTGCAGAACGACCCGGCGGACATTCCGGCCATGCTCGCCAAGTATGCCGAAGGCTACGACATGATCATCGGCTGGCGCGCCAAGCGCAAGGACACCTGGGCCAAGCGCTGGGCCTCGCGCGTCGGCAACGCCATCCGCCGCCGCATCACCCGCGACACCGTGCGCGACACGGGCTGCTCGCTCAAGGTCATGCGCCGCGACATGCTCCTGCGGCTTCCGCGCTTCAAGAACATGCATCGTTACCTGCCTCCGCTGATGCTGGCCCAGGGCGCGCGCATCGAAGAGGTCAAGGTCAACCACCGTCCCCGGCACCAGGGCCAGTCCAAATACGGCACCTGGGACCGCGCCGTGGCCGGGGCCTACGATCTTTTCGGGGTGCGCTGGCTGCTCAAGCGGACCGTGCGCTATCAGGTCAAGGACAGCAACATCTGA
- a CDS encoding LeuA family protein → MLIDTTLREGEQLYGAYYDPPLRRRILLHLAEAGVEEAEAGCVGRDGLADLLVWARVALPGLRLGVWSPCRKDCLARAALLGAHVVNVGVPVSDLHLTRRLGWTRSQALARIRRILDASAELGVPQVSLGLEDASRADAGFVAQAAQTAARYGAARVRVSDTVGHAGPLETARLVGAVRRALDAEKAGVRLAVHCHDDFGMATANALAALDSGADQADVSLLGVGERAGVASTEELAAYLALRRRVARYDVAVLRRACGLISSAARIEVARTKAVVGRDIFRCESGLHVHGLGKDTSLFEPYPPEAVGAERELALGGKSGKGAVRALSRELGLELDESSLSEATERIRKAASALGRPLRPEELPGVLGRKRKIM, encoded by the coding sequence TTGCTGATCGACACCACGCTTCGCGAAGGCGAGCAGCTCTACGGCGCCTATTATGATCCCCCTCTCAGGCGGCGGATTCTGCTTCACCTCGCGGAGGCGGGAGTGGAGGAGGCCGAGGCGGGCTGCGTGGGCCGCGACGGACTGGCCGATTTATTGGTCTGGGCCCGCGTTGCTCTGCCCGGTCTCCGGCTGGGGGTCTGGTCCCCTTGCCGCAAGGATTGCCTGGCCCGGGCCGCGCTGCTCGGCGCGCACGTCGTCAACGTGGGCGTGCCCGTATCGGATCTGCACCTGACCCGCCGCCTGGGCTGGACCCGCAGCCAGGCGCTGGCGCGCATTCGGCGGATCCTGGACGCCTCCGCGGAACTGGGCGTGCCGCAGGTGTCCTTGGGGCTGGAGGACGCCAGCCGGGCGGATGCGGGCTTTGTGGCGCAGGCGGCGCAAACCGCCGCGCGATATGGAGCCGCGCGGGTGCGGGTGTCCGATACCGTGGGGCACGCGGGGCCGCTGGAAACGGCGCGGCTCGTGGGCGCGGTGCGCCGGGCGCTGGATGCGGAGAAGGCGGGAGTTCGCCTCGCGGTGCACTGTCACGACGACTTCGGCATGGCTACGGCCAATGCTCTGGCCGCCCTGGACAGCGGGGCGGATCAGGCCGACGTGTCCTTGCTGGGCGTGGGCGAGCGGGCCGGGGTCGCTTCCACGGAGGAACTCGCCGCCTACCTCGCGCTCCGTCGCCGTGTGGCACGGTACGACGTGGCCGTGTTGCGGAGGGCCTGCGGGCTGATCTCCAGCGCGGCCCGGATCGAGGTGGCGCGGACCAAGGCCGTTGTGGGGCGGGATATTTTTCGGTGCGAGAGCGGGCTGCACGTGCACGGGCTGGGCAAGGACACGAGTCTTTTCGAGCCGTATCCGCCCGAAGCCGTGGGCGCGGAGCGCGAGCTGGCCCTGGGCGGCAAGAGCGGCAAGGGCGCGGTGCGCGCGCTGAGCAGGGAGCTGGGACTGGAACTGGACGAGTCTTCCCTGTCCGAGGCCACGGAGCGTATCCGCAAGGCCGCCTCGGCGCTGGGGCGGCCCCTGCGGCCTGAAGAGCTGCCAGGGGTGCTGGGACGCAAGCGCAAGATCATGTGA
- a CDS encoding YwbE family protein: MNVPARKDIRPGLHVAIVLKQDQRSGKLTEGIVRDLLTKSPTHPHGIKVRLEDGQVGRVKALLD, from the coding sequence ATGAACGTCCCGGCACGCAAGGACATCCGGCCCGGACTGCACGTGGCCATCGTGCTCAAGCAGGACCAGCGCAGCGGAAAGCTCACGGAAGGAATCGTCCGCGATCTCTTGACCAAATCCCCGACGCATCCGCACGGCATCAAGGTCCGTCTGGAGGACGGGCAGGTGGGCCGAGTCAAGGCGCTTCTGGACTGA
- a CDS encoding phosphatase PAP2 family protein: MYFDTPGFDLQLFRLINQQGHFAVLNWLMITLSSKTALFALFVPALLLAVRRCGKRQLVLFAVLLLGMGITDMSTSAVKSQVQRVRPLNSQPGTYCYEDGAWVRRPPDFQPTKTAGTSYPSGHAANTMCLALLALRLWPRMRPSLRGALLALPLLVGYSRVYLGKHYPTDVLAGWLFGMVIAVLVGLAWKEWGEKRFPGLQANCRSRDE, translated from the coding sequence ATGTACTTCGACACTCCGGGATTCGATCTCCAGCTCTTCCGGCTCATCAACCAGCAAGGCCACTTCGCCGTCCTGAACTGGCTGATGATCACGCTTTCCTCAAAAACGGCGCTCTTCGCGCTCTTCGTCCCCGCGCTGCTGCTCGCGGTGCGCCGCTGCGGCAAACGCCAGCTCGTGCTCTTCGCCGTGCTCCTGCTGGGCATGGGCATCACGGACATGAGCACCTCGGCTGTCAAAAGCCAGGTGCAGCGCGTGCGCCCCTTGAACAGCCAGCCGGGAACCTATTGCTACGAGGACGGAGCCTGGGTGCGGCGGCCGCCGGACTTCCAGCCCACCAAAACCGCCGGAACGTCCTACCCCTCCGGCCACGCGGCCAACACCATGTGCCTCGCGCTGCTCGCGCTCCGGCTCTGGCCGAGGATGCGTCCGTCGCTGCGCGGCGCGCTCCTGGCCTTGCCTCTGCTGGTGGGATATTCGAGAGTCTACCTCGGCAAGCACTATCCGACGGACGTGCTCGCGGGCTGGCTGTTCGGGATGGTCATTGCCGTTCTTGTCGGCCTGGCCTGGAAGGAATGGGGAGAGAAGCGCTTTCCCGGCTTGCAGGCGAATTGCCGCAGCCGGGACGAATAG
- a CDS encoding TVP38/TMEM64 family protein, which produces MSENSAERGGLKAALKGAAMLAGLGVLVWLARSTGMADRLRDADWFSEHVLGNGPLSVIIYLGVGALFTAAGLPRQLVCFLAGVAFGGVYGTLLGTLASGLGCLLCAGYARVLGRQSVTRLLGKRLAKADAFLRYSPFRTALTIRLIPVGSNLLTNLAAGVSSIPLGPFVLGSTLGYLPQSLVFALFGSGMNAESRLGLILSVGTSVVLLAASAWLGISIYRKYKAAAGEMPGGESV; this is translated from the coding sequence ATGAGCGAGAACAGCGCGGAGCGCGGCGGGCTCAAGGCGGCCCTCAAGGGTGCGGCGATGCTTGCGGGGCTGGGCGTCCTGGTCTGGCTGGCGCGCAGCACGGGAATGGCCGACAGGCTTCGCGACGCGGACTGGTTCAGCGAACATGTCCTCGGCAACGGGCCGCTTTCCGTCATCATCTATTTGGGCGTCGGCGCGCTGTTCACGGCGGCGGGGTTGCCCCGGCAGCTGGTCTGCTTCCTGGCGGGAGTGGCGTTCGGCGGGGTCTACGGCACGCTGCTCGGCACCCTGGCCAGCGGACTCGGCTGCCTGCTCTGCGCGGGGTACGCCCGCGTGCTCGGCCGCCAATCCGTAACCCGGCTGCTCGGCAAGCGCCTGGCCAAGGCGGACGCCTTCCTGCGCTACAGTCCCTTCCGCACGGCGCTGACCATCCGGCTGATCCCCGTGGGCAGCAACCTGCTGACGAACCTTGCGGCAGGGGTCAGCAGCATCCCGCTCGGACCGTTCGTGCTGGGTTCCACCCTGGGCTATCTGCCCCAGAGTCTGGTCTTCGCGCTGTTCGGCTCGGGCATGAACGCCGAGTCCCGTCTGGGCCTGATTCTTTCCGTGGGCACGAGCGTGGTGCTGCTCGCGGCTTCGGCCTGGCTCGGAATCTCCATCTACCGCAAATACAAGGCCGCCGCAGGCGAGATGCCCGGCGGCGAATCCGTCTGA
- a CDS encoding lipid-A-disaccharide synthase N-terminal domain-containing protein: MLLSPTGLTPPPFWWLLALACLGQGAWGARLAAVRLRTGRAARSAGGVWFWSFAAGAICGLVYGWVQYDAVFVLGQGCALALGLLWRRSANKEENG; encoded by the coding sequence ATGCTCCTTTCCCCGACCGGGCTCACTCCTCCGCCCTTTTGGTGGCTGCTGGCCCTGGCCTGTCTGGGGCAGGGAGCCTGGGGAGCGCGTCTGGCCGCGGTCCGCTTGCGGACCGGACGAGCCGCCCGCTCGGCCGGCGGAGTGTGGTTCTGGAGTTTCGCCGCCGGAGCGATCTGCGGATTGGTCTACGGCTGGGTTCAATACGACGCCGTCTTTGTGCTCGGCCAGGGATGCGCCCTGGCGCTGGGACTGCTTTGGCGACGGTCAGCGAACAAGGAAGAGAACGGATGA
- a CDS encoding P-II family nitrogen regulator, whose product MKEVIAVVRMEKMNRTKKALTEAGVDAFFAHECQGRGKGFVNPKVLEGAGEGFEEAAALLGEKGKLYPKRMITVVLPDDEVDDVVKTIIEVNRTGKPGDGKIFVLPVADAVRVRTAERGAKSIA is encoded by the coding sequence ATGAAGGAAGTGATCGCCGTCGTGCGCATGGAGAAGATGAACCGCACCAAGAAGGCCCTGACCGAGGCCGGGGTGGACGCGTTCTTCGCTCACGAGTGCCAGGGCCGCGGCAAGGGCTTCGTCAACCCCAAGGTGCTCGAAGGCGCCGGGGAAGGATTCGAGGAGGCCGCCGCCCTGCTGGGCGAGAAGGGCAAGCTCTATCCCAAGAGAATGATCACCGTGGTCCTGCCGGACGACGAGGTGGACGACGTGGTCAAGACCATCATCGAAGTGAACCGGACGGGCAAGCCCGGCGACGGCAAGATTTTCGTCCTGCCCGTTGCGGACGCCGTCCGTGTCCGCACCGCCGAACGCGGTGCCAAGTCCATCGCCTAA
- a CDS encoding MBL fold metallo-hydrolase — protein sequence MSTAKTTETIQDADQELRLARTPAGRWRLAARPRLLDRPGELADLAAFLAANNANILRFFYNRSENPRLVRIEVDCASATECGALADQLQRMDRLPTDDKEPEGDPNLPEVRTIMDQAGLLGIKATLEDRPGSLADLAEVLRNHDANVIHMAYDGDAAPGLVEIALAAGSPEQISLLLAELNRSGLHFHVQWQGADGGPMDRVIGLSAIEQFLFRLRTILPPDKLDRLKALMESSDEMGRALLDFRRESGENPEAMAVSEVFSNILHLAAASIGKTGPRFSMRLTGPLRLSREVVLYMLACPTGANGYLLRTRDEDVLVDTGYGLYYPDARDWLAAHGFDPARIRRVYVTHPDADHAGWAAPLQEEFGARVFMHPDAEEVFRHGNRAHNTGTRLQALNVSFTRLITKLTDLRAPARITHFTPLVGAPAEFGGFPTMGGFRVGDLDFLVLESMGGHVAGQVFFLVPKQALLFCGDYLIDVASLSERDKQTLSIPKYLMTSTNSDSRVFSREMALLRRMMLDLRRDMGTDGASARIFSGHGGLYTVDEAGWTDQTEEEGA from the coding sequence ATGAGCACCGCCAAAACCACCGAAACCATCCAGGACGCGGACCAGGAACTGCGCCTCGCGCGCACCCCTGCGGGACGCTGGCGGCTGGCCGCCCGGCCCCGGCTGCTGGACCGCCCCGGCGAGCTGGCCGATCTGGCCGCCTTTCTGGCCGCGAACAACGCCAACATTCTGCGCTTCTTCTACAACCGTTCCGAGAATCCCCGGCTCGTCCGCATCGAGGTCGATTGCGCCTCGGCCACGGAATGCGGCGCGCTCGCGGACCAGTTGCAGCGCATGGACAGGCTGCCCACGGACGACAAGGAGCCGGAAGGCGATCCGAACCTGCCCGAAGTGCGGACCATCATGGACCAAGCCGGGCTGCTCGGGATCAAGGCGACGCTGGAGGACCGCCCCGGCAGCCTCGCGGACCTGGCCGAGGTGCTGCGCAACCACGACGCCAACGTGATCCACATGGCCTACGACGGGGACGCGGCTCCGGGCCTCGTGGAAATCGCCCTGGCGGCCGGCTCTCCCGAACAGATTTCCCTCCTGCTGGCGGAGCTGAACCGCAGCGGCCTGCACTTCCACGTGCAGTGGCAGGGGGCGGACGGCGGCCCCATGGACAGGGTCATCGGCCTTTCGGCCATCGAGCAGTTTCTTTTCCGGCTGCGGACGATCCTGCCGCCGGACAAATTGGACAGGCTCAAGGCGCTCATGGAATCCTCGGACGAGATGGGCCGCGCCTTGCTCGACTTCCGCAGGGAATCCGGCGAAAATCCCGAAGCCATGGCCGTGTCCGAAGTCTTCAGCAACATCCTGCACCTGGCCGCCGCTTCCATCGGCAAGACCGGCCCGCGCTTCTCCATGCGCCTGACCGGACCCCTGCGCCTCAGCCGCGAGGTGGTCCTCTACATGCTGGCCTGCCCCACAGGGGCCAACGGCTACCTGCTGCGCACCCGCGACGAGGACGTGCTCGTGGACACGGGCTACGGCCTCTACTACCCGGACGCCCGCGACTGGCTCGCGGCGCACGGTTTCGACCCGGCACGCATCCGGCGGGTCTACGTCACGCACCCGGACGCGGACCACGCGGGCTGGGCCGCGCCTCTGCAGGAAGAGTTCGGCGCGCGGGTCTTCATGCACCCGGACGCCGAGGAGGTCTTCCGCCACGGCAACCGCGCCCACAACACGGGCACCCGTCTTCAGGCCCTGAACGTCTCCTTCACCAGGCTGATCACGAAGCTGACGGACCTGCGTGCTCCGGCGCGGATCACGCACTTCACTCCCCTGGTCGGCGCGCCCGCCGAATTCGGCGGATTTCCGACCATGGGCGGTTTCCGCGTGGGCGACCTGGATTTCCTGGTCCTGGAAAGCATGGGCGGCCACGTGGCCGGGCAGGTCTTCTTCCTGGTTCCGAAACAGGCCCTGCTCTTCTGCGGGGACTACCTCATCGACGTGGCCAGCCTCTCGGAACGGGACAAGCAGACCCTTTCCATCCCCAAATATCTGATGACCAGCACCAACTCGGACAGCCGCGTGTTCAGCCGGGAAATGGCCCTGCTGCGGCGGATGATGCTCGACCTGCGCCGGGACATGGGCACGGACGGCGCGAGCGCACGGATATTCTCCGGCCACGGCGGGCTCTACACCGTGGACGAGGCGGGCTGGACCGACCAAACCGAGGAGGAAGGCGCATGA
- the nifH gene encoding nitrogenase iron protein, whose product MRKVAIYGKGGIGKSTTTQNTVAGLAEMGRKVMVVGCDPKADSTRLLLGGLAQKSVLDTLREEGEDVELADIRKPGYGGTWCVESGGPEPGVGCAGRGIITSINMLESLGAYEESEGLDYAFYDVLGDVVCGGFAMPIRDGKAEEIYIVCSGEMMAMYAANNICKGIMKYAQSGGVRLGGLICNSRNVDNEKEMIQELAKKIGTQMIYFVPRDNDVQRAEINRKTVIEWNGEVPQADAYRGLAKAIDENEMFVIPKPLEIDDLEQLLLDYGLLNA is encoded by the coding sequence ATGCGAAAGGTAGCCATTTACGGAAAGGGCGGCATCGGCAAGTCCACCACGACCCAGAACACGGTGGCGGGTCTTGCGGAAATGGGACGCAAAGTCATGGTCGTGGGCTGCGACCCCAAGGCCGACTCCACCCGTCTGCTGCTCGGCGGACTGGCCCAGAAGTCCGTTCTCGACACCCTGCGCGAGGAAGGCGAAGACGTGGAACTGGCCGACATCCGCAAGCCCGGCTACGGCGGCACCTGGTGCGTCGAGTCCGGCGGACCGGAACCCGGCGTGGGCTGCGCAGGCCGAGGCATCATCACTTCCATCAACATGCTCGAATCCCTGGGAGCGTATGAGGAATCCGAGGGACTCGACTACGCCTTCTACGACGTTCTCGGCGACGTGGTCTGCGGCGGCTTCGCCATGCCCATCCGCGACGGCAAGGCCGAGGAGATCTACATCGTCTGTTCCGGCGAGATGATGGCCATGTACGCGGCCAACAACATCTGCAAGGGCATCATGAAGTACGCCCAGTCCGGCGGCGTGCGCCTCGGCGGCCTGATCTGCAACTCCCGAAACGTGGACAACGAGAAGGAGATGATCCAGGAGCTGGCCAAGAAGATCGGCACCCAGATGATCTACTTCGTGCCGCGCGACAACGACGTGCAGCGCGCCGAGATCAACCGCAAGACGGTCATCGAGTGGAACGGCGAAGTGCCCCAGGCCGATGCCTACCGCGGCCTGGCCAAGGCCATCGACGAAAACGAGATGTTCGTGATCCCCAAGCCCCTGGAAATCGACGACCTGGAGCAGCTCCTGCTCGACTACGGCCTGCTCAACGCCTAA
- a CDS encoding P-II family nitrogen regulator, with translation MMIMVRAIVRPERADDVLAALMDAGFPAVTKYSVAGRGKQRGIKIGEVTYDEIPKTMLMSVVKAADKDFVIETIMNAARSGKKGAFGDGKIFVSDVGDVYTISSGVKESAEEEATA, from the coding sequence ATGATGATCATGGTCAGGGCCATTGTCCGGCCCGAACGAGCGGACGACGTTCTCGCGGCCCTCATGGACGCAGGTTTTCCGGCCGTCACCAAATATTCCGTGGCGGGCCGCGGCAAGCAGCGCGGCATCAAGATCGGCGAGGTCACCTACGACGAGATCCCCAAGACCATGCTCATGAGCGTGGTCAAGGCGGCGGACAAGGACTTCGTCATCGAGACGATCATGAACGCTGCGCGCTCCGGCAAGAAGGGCGCTTTCGGCGACGGCAAGATCTTCGTCAGCGACGTCGGCGATGTCTACACCATCAGCTCCGGCGTCAAGGAGTCCGCCGAAGAGGAGGCCACGGCATGA